A portion of the Cellulophaga algicola DSM 14237 genome contains these proteins:
- a CDS encoding carboxypeptidase regulatory-like domain-containing protein, with translation MSQCITGQITGTIVDVNTNEPLEYATAALYTQKDSVLVTGVITSQEGGFVLNNISPETYYLEVSFLGYTPKITSNIVITKSNPVYDIGVVGLILGNQLNEVVIQGERATVIHKIDRQVFDPKKFQNSQGGKLLL, from the coding sequence ATGTCGCAGTGTATAACAGGCCAAATAACAGGAACAATAGTAGACGTAAATACTAATGAGCCTTTGGAATATGCTACTGCTGCTCTCTATACTCAAAAAGATAGTGTTTTAGTAACTGGGGTAATTACTTCTCAAGAGGGTGGTTTTGTTCTCAATAATATCTCGCCAGAAACTTATTATTTAGAAGTATCATTTCTGGGGTACACTCCCAAAATCACTTCCAATATTGTGATTACAAAAAGTAATCCTGTTTACGATATAGGAGTTGTAGGTTTAATCCTTGGAAACCAATTAAACGAAGTGGTCATTCAAGGAGAAAGAGCCACAGTTATTCATAAGATAGACCGTCAGGTATTTGACCCTAAGAAATTTCAAAACAGTCAAGGGGGAAAGCTATTGCTATGA
- a CDS encoding helix-turn-helix domain-containing protein, producing MDEKEIKKYNKISSTESIKIVPFDVQKRYTSPHKHDKYLEIVYFIKGTGAHYLDFEKFEITPHSIFFIKKEEVHHWEITSEPVGYVILIKESFLAHSLDDTIPKQLLQLTSSQCIQADENDFSLFALFSALTWEMNQKVVLQQVIEGGLKAILAKMVSYADASQAETTDKSVLFLNFLSEKLVNSVSYYAGLLHTSAQNLNVLSQKAFGKTASDVIAIHMIKEIKRQLIYTNKSINAIAYDLSFKDTSHFTKYFKRYVSLTPLQYRKNAVLEV from the coding sequence ATGGACGAAAAAGAAATTAAAAAATACAATAAGATCTCTAGTACGGAAAGTATTAAAATTGTTCCTTTTGATGTTCAGAAGCGATATACAAGCCCTCATAAGCATGATAAGTATTTAGAAATTGTCTACTTTATAAAAGGTACTGGTGCTCACTATTTAGATTTCGAGAAATTTGAAATTACTCCGCATTCTATTTTTTTCATTAAAAAAGAAGAAGTCCACCATTGGGAAATAACTTCAGAACCTGTGGGCTATGTTATATTGATAAAGGAATCATTTTTAGCACATAGTTTAGACGATACCATTCCTAAGCAATTACTACAATTAACAAGCTCGCAATGTATACAGGCAGACGAAAATGATTTTTCATTATTCGCATTATTTTCTGCCTTGACTTGGGAAATGAATCAAAAAGTAGTGCTGCAACAGGTTATTGAAGGCGGTTTAAAAGCAATTCTTGCTAAGATGGTGAGTTACGCTGATGCTTCACAAGCAGAAACGACGGATAAATCGGTCTTATTTTTAAATTTTTTGTCAGAAAAATTAGTAAATAGTGTCTCGTATTATGCAGGCTTATTACACACAAGTGCTCAAAATCTTAATGTGCTATCTCAGAAAGCTTTTGGTAAAACAGCTTCTGATGTAATTGCCATTCATATGATTAAGGAAATAAAAAGGCAATTGATATATACCAACAAATCTATTAATGCCATTGCCTATGATTTATCGTTTAAAGACACGTCTCATTTTACAAAATATTTTAAAAGGTATGTTTCTTTAACACCCCTGCAATACCGCAAAAATGCTGTGTTAGAAGTATAA
- a CDS encoding TonB-dependent receptor plug domain-containing protein: MIKNIPSVAVDGLGEISVRGSKGFAVLINGKPTQGDATAILAQLPANALQSVELITAPSAKYDPEGKGGL; encoded by the coding sequence ATGATTAAAAATATTCCATCGGTTGCTGTAGATGGCCTTGGCGAAATTAGTGTTCGCGGTAGCAAAGGTTTTGCGGTTCTTATCAATGGAAAGCCTACCCAAGGTGATGCTACTGCTATCTTGGCTCAGCTCCCTGCAAATGCGTTACAATCGGTAGAGTTAATTACTGCGCCTTCCGCAAAGTATGATCCAGAAGGTAAGGGGGGATTATAA